The Celeribacter marinus genome window below encodes:
- a CDS encoding carboxymuconolactone decarboxylase family protein, with protein MTDFSKLFGQMMEQGQKMAAEINPSMATFSPAGFDKMFPSMTKEYMDMIWGNAFNKDGLDAKTRLLVVLAGLTAQGVQAEAPFKMTVRHALEAGATQKEVAEVIYQMSMLGGLPAMSKALDFANEVFAEQQEDSE; from the coding sequence ATGACCGACTTTTCAAAACTCTTTGGACAGATGATGGAACAGGGCCAGAAAATGGCCGCTGAGATCAATCCGTCGATGGCGACATTCTCGCCGGCGGGTTTTGACAAAATGTTCCCCTCCATGACCAAAGAGTACATGGACATGATCTGGGGCAACGCGTTCAACAAAGACGGTCTCGATGCCAAAACGCGGCTTTTGGTCGTGCTCGCGGGCCTCACCGCCCAAGGCGTGCAGGCCGAAGCGCCATTTAAAATGACCGTGCGCCACGCACTCGAGGCGGGTGCCACACAAAAAGAGGTCGCGGAAGTGATCTATCAAATGTCAATGCTCGGCGGCTTGCCCGCTATGTCTAAAGCGCTCGACTTCGCCAACGAAGTGTTCGCCGAACAGCAGGAGGACAGTGAATGA
- the nuoI gene encoding NADH-quinone oxidoreductase subunit NuoI — translation MAMDYTRAAKYFLMTDIIAGFRIGLRYFFSPKVTINYPHEKGPLSPRFRGEHALRRYPNGEERCIACKLCEAICPAQAITIDAEPRDDGSRRTTRYDIDMTKCIYCGFCQEACPVDAIVEGPNFEFATESREELFYDKDKLLDNGARWEAEIARNLELDAPYR, via the coding sequence ATGGCTATGGATTATACCCGCGCCGCGAAATACTTCTTGATGACGGATATCATTGCGGGCTTTCGCATTGGGTTGCGGTATTTCTTTTCACCCAAGGTGACGATCAATTATCCGCACGAAAAGGGGCCACTCAGCCCGCGTTTTCGTGGCGAACATGCGTTGCGCCGGTATCCCAATGGCGAAGAGCGCTGTATCGCGTGCAAATTGTGCGAGGCGATTTGCCCCGCGCAGGCGATCACCATCGACGCGGAACCGCGCGATGACGGATCCCGCCGCACCACGCGCTATGATATTGATATGACGAAATGCATCTATTGCGGATTTTGCCAAGAAGCCTGTCCCGTGGATGCGATCGTCGAAGGCCCGAACTTTGAGTTTGCCACTGAATCGCGCGAGGAGCTGTTCTACGACAAGGACAAGCTTTTGGATAACGGCGCACGGTGGGAAGCTGAAATTGCCCGCAACCTCGAACTCGACGCGCCATATCGCTAA
- the nuoH gene encoding NADH-quinone oxidoreductase subunit NuoH gives MVEFFTTTNLGIALLILGQCLLVLVPLFVALAFLMYGDRKIWAAVQMRKGPNIVGVFGLLQSFADFIKYIVKEVVVPAGADKFVFYLAPMISFVTACIAWVVIPWNDGWVIADLNVAILYVFAVSSLEVYGVIMGGWASNSKYPFLGALRSAAQMISYEVSIGLIIIGVVLSSGSMNFGQIVAAQDGRFGIFSWYWVAHFPMVVLFFISALAETNRPPFDLPEAESELVAGYQVEYSSTPFLLFMMGELMAVVLMCALVSLLFFGGWLSPVPGLPDGILWFVLKILFFFFIFSMVKAITPRYRYDQLMRIGWKVFLPLSLGWVVLVAFFAQYGAFGGAYARWAIGG, from the coding sequence ATGGTCGAATTTTTCACGACAACAAATCTCGGGATAGCTCTCCTGATCCTCGGACAATGTCTGCTGGTTCTGGTGCCGCTATTCGTAGCGCTCGCCTTCTTGATGTATGGCGACCGTAAGATCTGGGCAGCTGTCCAGATGCGCAAAGGCCCCAATATTGTGGGCGTGTTCGGTCTGTTGCAGTCCTTTGCGGACTTCATCAAATACATCGTGAAAGAGGTGGTCGTGCCTGCAGGGGCCGACAAGTTCGTGTTCTACCTTGCCCCCATGATCTCATTCGTGACCGCCTGTATCGCCTGGGTCGTGATCCCGTGGAATGACGGATGGGTGATTGCCGATCTCAACGTGGCTATCCTCTATGTCTTTGCTGTGTCCTCGTTGGAGGTCTACGGCGTGATCATGGGCGGTTGGGCGTCGAACTCCAAATACCCGTTCCTTGGTGCGTTGCGCTCCGCCGCACAGATGATTTCTTACGAAGTTTCGATTGGTTTGATCATTATCGGTGTCGTTTTGTCGTCCGGTTCAATGAACTTTGGCCAGATCGTTGCGGCGCAAGATGGCCGTTTTGGTATCTTCTCTTGGTACTGGGTCGCGCACTTCCCCATGGTTGTGTTGTTCTTTATCTCTGCGTTGGCCGAAACAAACCGCCCCCCGTTCGATCTGCCTGAGGCGGAATCGGAATTGGTGGCTGGCTATCAGGTTGAATACTCCTCCACGCCCTTCCTCTTGTTCATGATGGGCGAGTTGATGGCTGTGGTGTTGATGTGTGCGCTGGTGTCCTTGCTCTTCTTTGGTGGTTGGTTGTCCCCTGTGCCGGGATTGCCTGACGGCATCTTGTGGTTTGTGCTCAAAATACTGTTCTTCTTCTTCATCTTCTCGATGGTGAAGGCAATTACACCGCGCTACCGCTATGACCAGTTGATGCGCATCGGTTGGAAAGTGTTCTTGCCGCTGTCACTCGGTTGGGTCGTACTCGTCGCATTCTTTGCTCAATACGGTGCGTTCGGTGGGGCCTATGCCCGCTGGGCGATTGGAGGCTAA
- the nuoG gene encoding NADH-quinone oxidoreductase subunit NuoG produces MADKRKIIIDGTEVEVDPAMTILQACEVAGIEVPRFCYHERLSIAGNCRMCLVEVVGGPPKPAASCAMQVKDMRPGPEGQPPVVKTNSPMVKKAREGVMEFLLINHPLDCPICDQGGECDLQDQAMAYGVDFSRYREPKRASTELNLGPLVGTAMTRCISCTRCVRFTSEVAGITQMGQTGRGEDSEITSYLDQTLKSNLQGNIIDLCPVGALTSKPYAFTARPWELTKTETIDVMDALGSNIRVDTKGREVMRILPLNHDGVNEEWISDKTRFVWDGLRRQRLDTPYVRENGKLRKATWAEALNAAAAGLKGKKVAGLIGDLVPVEASFALKQLVEGLGGSVECRTDGAKLPAGNRSGYVGTASIADIDDAEYIQLIGTNPRDESPVLNARIRKAWLNGAKVGLIGEAVDLTYDYVHVGTDRAALEELADHTAGPVDDANSVIIVGQGALTEADGEAVLSLAMKMAEATKSKLMILHTAAARVGAMDVDAVTQGGLTKALDGAEAVYNLGADEVEIGDGVFVVYQGSHGDRGAHRADVILPAAAYTEENGLFVNTEGRPQLALRASFPPGDAKENWAILRALSAELGAPLAFDSLAALRRDLIAAVPHLAQVDQVVENTWTPIAVKKPAKAEFRNAVKDFYLTNPIARASALMAELSAGAKARTTQDVAAE; encoded by the coding sequence ATGGCAGACAAGCGCAAAATCATCATTGACGGGACCGAAGTTGAGGTCGATCCGGCGATGACCATCCTTCAGGCTTGCGAAGTTGCAGGCATCGAAGTGCCCCGTTTTTGCTACCACGAACGCCTCTCGATTGCGGGCAACTGCCGCATGTGCCTCGTAGAGGTTGTTGGCGGTCCGCCCAAACCCGCAGCAAGCTGTGCGATGCAGGTCAAAGACATGCGCCCCGGCCCTGAGGGTCAGCCGCCTGTGGTGAAAACCAATTCGCCGATGGTCAAAAAGGCCCGCGAGGGCGTGATGGAGTTCTTGCTCATCAACCACCCGCTGGATTGTCCGATCTGTGACCAAGGCGGCGAATGCGATTTGCAAGACCAAGCGATGGCGTACGGCGTTGATTTCTCGCGCTACCGCGAACCCAAACGTGCGTCGACCGAATTGAACCTTGGTCCGCTGGTTGGCACCGCCATGACCCGTTGTATTTCGTGTACGCGCTGTGTGCGTTTCACCTCCGAGGTCGCGGGTATCACCCAGATGGGCCAAACAGGGCGCGGCGAAGACAGCGAAATTACAAGCTATCTGGACCAGACGCTCAAATCGAACCTTCAGGGCAATATCATTGATCTGTGTCCCGTTGGGGCGCTGACATCGAAACCCTACGCCTTTACTGCGCGTCCATGGGAATTGACCAAGACCGAGACCATCGACGTGATGGACGCGCTTGGCTCCAACATCCGTGTCGACACCAAGGGCCGTGAAGTGATGCGCATTTTGCCGCTCAACCATGACGGCGTGAACGAAGAGTGGATTTCCGACAAGACCCGTTTTGTGTGGGACGGTTTGCGCCGTCAGCGCCTTGATACGCCATATGTGCGTGAAAACGGCAAACTGCGCAAAGCCACATGGGCCGAGGCGCTCAACGCGGCGGCGGCGGGTCTCAAAGGCAAAAAGGTTGCGGGTCTGATTGGGGATCTGGTTCCTGTTGAGGCGTCTTTTGCGCTCAAACAATTGGTTGAGGGTCTTGGTGGAAGCGTCGAATGCCGCACCGATGGCGCGAAACTGCCCGCGGGCAACCGCTCCGGTTATGTTGGCACGGCGTCCATCGCGGATATCGACGATGCCGAATACATCCAGTTGATCGGCACCAACCCGCGTGACGAATCGCCTGTGCTCAACGCACGGATCCGCAAAGCATGGTTGAACGGCGCCAAAGTCGGCCTGATCGGCGAAGCGGTTGATCTGACCTATGACTATGTCCACGTTGGCACCGACCGCGCCGCGCTCGAAGAGTTGGCAGATCACACCGCCGGTCCCGTCGATGACGCGAATTCCGTGATCATCGTGGGTCAGGGTGCCCTGACTGAGGCAGATGGCGAGGCGGTCTTGTCGCTTGCAATGAAAATGGCCGAAGCGACGAAATCCAAGTTGATGATTTTGCACACAGCTGCGGCGCGTGTTGGCGCAATGGATGTGGATGCGGTCACACAGGGCGGTCTGACAAAGGCGCTCGATGGGGCTGAAGCCGTTTATAATCTAGGTGCGGACGAAGTTGAAATTGGTGATGGCGTGTTTGTCGTCTACCAAGGCTCGCACGGGGATCGTGGCGCGCACCGCGCTGATGTGATCTTGCCGGCTGCCGCCTACACCGAGGAAAACGGTTTGTTCGTTAACACAGAAGGCCGCCCACAACTTGCGCTTCGTGCGTCCTTCCCTCCGGGTGACGCGAAAGAGAACTGGGCGATTTTGCGGGCCTTGTCTGCCGAGCTTGGCGCGCCATTGGCGTTTGATAGCCTTGCCGCACTGCGCCGTGATTTGATTGCAGCCGTGCCGCATCTGGCGCAGGTTGATCAGGTGGTGGAGAACACATGGACCCCGATTGCCGTCAAGAAACCTGCGAAAGCAGAGTTCAGAAACGCGGTGAAGGATTTCTATCTGACCAACCCGATTGCACGTGCGTCCGCCTTGATGGCGGAACTGTCTGCGGGGGCCAAGGCGCGCACAACACAAGATGTGGCGGCTGAATAA
- a CDS encoding DUF5333 domain-containing protein: MNMCRVVLSSLLSAAFFVAPLSASALPALSSVKEIDNNMLFVGIAIEIADECPTISARTLKGLNFLWTLKAVASEMGYSNDQIEAYVKSKDEKARIRAAGADYARARGVDPTTSAGLCALGEMEIAKGSVIGSLLRAK; this comes from the coding sequence ATGAACATGTGTCGTGTTGTCCTCTCATCACTCTTAAGCGCCGCGTTTTTTGTCGCGCCGCTTTCCGCATCGGCATTGCCGGCGCTATCGAGTGTCAAAGAGATCGACAACAACATGTTGTTCGTCGGGATTGCGATCGAGATTGCGGATGAATGCCCGACGATTTCGGCCCGCACGCTCAAAGGGTTGAACTTTCTTTGGACGCTCAAGGCAGTGGCCTCGGAGATGGGATATTCGAACGACCAGATCGAGGCCTACGTCAAAAGCAAAGACGAAAAGGCCCGCATTCGCGCCGCAGGGGCAGATTATGCCCGTGCACGCGGTGTCGATCCGACAACATCCGCAGGGCTGTGTGCCTTGGGGGAGATGGAAATCGCGAAGGGCAGTGTGATTGGATCACTGTTGCGCGCGAAGTGA
- the nuoF gene encoding NADH-quinone oxidoreductase subunit NuoF has product MLKDQDRIFTNIYGMHDRSLKGAQARGHWDGTAAILQKGRDWIVDQMKASGLRGRGGAGFPTGLKWSFMPKESDGRPSYLVINADESEPGTCKDREIMRHDPHTLIEGALIASFAMNANAAYIYIRGEYIREKEALQNAIDEAYAAGFLGRNACKSGYDFDLYLHHGAGAYICGEETALIESLEGKKGMPRMKPPFPAGAGLYGCPTTVNNVESIAVVPTILRRGPEWFAGFGRPNNAGTKLFAISGHVNNPCVVEEAMSISFEELIEKHCGGIRGGWDNLKAVIPGGSSVPCVRGEDMKDAIMDFDYLRGELGSGLGTAAVIVMDKSTDIIKAIHRLSMFYKHESCGQCTPCREGTGWMMRVMDRLVKGEADLEEIDMLWDVTKQVEGHTICALGDAAAWPIQGLIKNFRDEIEDRIKTQKSGRSGAMAAE; this is encoded by the coding sequence ATGCTTAAGGATCAGGATCGGATCTTTACCAATATCTACGGGATGCATGACCGCTCCCTGAAGGGTGCGCAGGCGCGTGGACATTGGGACGGCACGGCCGCCATTCTCCAAAAGGGACGCGATTGGATCGTGGACCAGATGAAGGCATCGGGACTGCGCGGGCGCGGTGGTGCGGGTTTCCCCACCGGCCTCAAATGGTCGTTCATGCCAAAGGAAAGCGATGGTCGCCCGTCCTACCTCGTCATCAATGCCGACGAATCCGAGCCAGGCACGTGTAAAGACCGCGAGATCATGCGCCATGATCCGCACACCCTGATCGAGGGGGCGTTGATTGCGTCTTTCGCGATGAATGCCAATGCCGCCTATATTTACATTCGTGGTGAGTACATTCGCGAAAAAGAAGCGCTGCAAAACGCCATTGATGAGGCCTACGCGGCGGGGTTCCTTGGCCGGAATGCCTGCAAATCCGGCTACGATTTCGACCTCTATCTGCACCACGGTGCGGGGGCGTATATTTGCGGCGAAGAGACCGCATTGATCGAAAGCCTTGAGGGCAAAAAAGGCATGCCACGGATGAAGCCGCCGTTCCCTGCGGGGGCGGGTCTTTATGGCTGTCCGACGACTGTGAACAACGTGGAATCTATTGCGGTTGTCCCAACGATTTTGCGCCGTGGCCCTGAATGGTTCGCGGGCTTTGGTCGCCCCAACAATGCGGGTACCAAACTGTTCGCGATTTCGGGTCACGTCAACAATCCCTGCGTTGTCGAAGAGGCAATGTCGATCTCGTTCGAAGAGCTGATTGAAAAGCATTGCGGAGGTATTCGCGGTGGTTGGGACAACCTCAAAGCTGTGATCCCCGGTGGCTCCTCCGTGCCCTGTGTGCGCGGTGAGGACATGAAAGACGCGATCATGGATTTCGATTACCTGCGCGGCGAACTGGGCTCCGGCCTTGGCACCGCTGCCGTGATCGTTATGGACAAATCGACCGACATTATCAAAGCGATCCACCGCCTATCGATGTTCTACAAACACGAGAGCTGTGGTCAGTGTACGCCGTGTCGCGAAGGTACGGGGTGGATGATGCGGGTCATGGACCGTCTGGTCAAAGGCGAGGCGGATCTTGAGGAAATCGACATGCTGTGGGACGTGACCAAGCAGGTTGAGGGCCACACGATTTGTGCGCTCGGTGACGCTGCCGCGTGGCCGATCCAAGGCTTGATCAAGAACTTCCGCGACGAAATCGAAGACCGTATCAAAACCCAAAAATCGGGCCGGTCCGGCGCGATGGCTGCGGAGTAA
- a CDS encoding DUF5337 domain-containing protein: protein MSSDTEIRLAKKARFVGFVMAATMVIWLGAQWVGGKMGLPVRFVFLFDLAALGAFAWAFVNIYQIWRARQQG, encoded by the coding sequence ATGAGTTCCGATACAGAGATCCGTCTCGCCAAAAAGGCCCGTTTCGTCGGGTTTGTTATGGCCGCAACGATGGTGATCTGGCTCGGGGCTCAGTGGGTCGGTGGAAAGATGGGACTGCCTGTGCGGTTCGTGTTTCTCTTTGACCTCGCAGCGCTCGGTGCATTTGCGTGGGCGTTTGTGAACATTTACCAGATCTGGCGCGCGCGCCAGCAAGGCTGA